From Oscillatoria sp. FACHB-1406:
GTCCCCCACACCTCCCACTCGGAACGCGCCACCTGACAGAGAGTCCAGCCTAAAAAGCCACTTGCGCCCGTCACCAGCAATTTTTTCATAGACCTCAATTAAGATGAGTTTTCAATACTGAAACTCAATCTAAAATACCGCAACCGTTGCGATCGAACTCCTCAACTGTTTGCTCGGAGAGTTCGTGAACCGTCAGGGCTTTCAGTACCTCAAACGGTAATGTGAGGTGATGCGCGCCCGCGAGTAACGCACCCGCCGCCTCCTCCGGAGACTTAAGACTCGCCGCTAAAATTTCAACCCCGCTTCCCTCGAGAACCGCCGCCATCTCTCGAACTAACTTCATTCCATCACCCAGCAAGCGCGTCGCTCGATTAACATATGCAATAGCATACTTCGCCCCCGCTTCCCGCGCCACGGCAGCTTGAGCCGCGCTGTAGATCGCCGTGACAGAACAGGGAATGCTGGGGGAAAGGGCAGCGACAACCTGAAAACCGACGGTTGTAGCGGGAATTTTGAGAACGGTTTTTTCGCCAATAAGCTCGTAAGCTAGCTTTCCTTCTGCTAACATCGCTTCAAACTCGCTGGCAGTGAGTTGATAATAAAGTTCCCCCGGACTGATGCGAGCGAGTTCTTGTAACGTTTCGCGAGGGGGCAGCGAACTTTTAGC
This genomic window contains:
- a CDS encoding transaldolase family protein — translated: MTLLLDSASLQEAQTIQTWKWVKGITTNPTILAKSSLPPRETLQELARISPGELYYQLTASEFEAMLAEGKLAYELIGEKTVLKIPATTVGFQVVAALSPSIPCSVTAIYSAAQAAVAREAGAKYAIAYVNRATRLLGDGMKLVREMAAVLEGSGVEILAASLKSPEEAAGALLAGAHHLTLPFEVLKALTVHELSEQTVEEFDRNGCGILD